gccgtcatcatcatcatcatcatcatcaacagaatttcaacaacagctAAATAGTGATACATATGATGtaagatttaaatttttaaattttttaaactgacattctttgattcatttaaatgattAGATTTCATCGAATGTGAATGCCGGATTATATCAAACACAAATGGGtggccaccaccattatGGCTCGTCGATAGTTGAACAAAGTCAGCATCATGACCACCAGTCACAACATCAATAtactggatcatcatcatcgtatctACATCCAGAatatgacaataataattgttatttctaacaaaagaaaaaaactacaaaATTCCGCTCGTTGTTGAAagtgaatttaatttttatttaaataattGCTTTGTtagtgtttgtttgtgatgattatgatgattccaCAGTATAAAAAAACACCGCCACTATATTTCACATTGatttgtataaaaaaaaattaatacgAAGAATGATGAGTGaattaaattataaaataaacaaaaacaaaaagattacAACTATTCCACAAAAAGTTTCATTATATCATCTACATCTTCATTATATTTTGGTAAAggttttaatgataattccttagatttttttccatcgatcattgtttgttcatcatcatcatcggatgaATCTTCTATTGTGATGGTTATTGGTTCTTGTTGTCGGCCATTGGAATCTTCTGATTTAATGGCATTTTCGTTGGTTTCATTGACAGTTTTGGGATGTTTGCATGAAGATGGAAACACTtccaaatcattatcatcatcattttcaaaagctttacgtttttcatttttcaattctgtaTCCACTATTTGACCATCACttgtttgattaaaattcTGATCCATTGCTTTTTGCTGCTGTTCATCATTGGtaatgatattttcattgacaaTTTCTATAGTAGTCGTGAGCTGCTGTTTGCCTGGTGAAGGAATAAGTTTATCGACATCTTTTGgtggtttttcatttttaatttgatcattaCTAGTGctggattgatttttgaaatttccaTCATTGGCATGAGTATCAAGAATGGGGGAATCTTCATTTGTTTCAGATGTATTTGATTGCAGCAacatttcattgtttataGAGATTTTAGAGAGAATTACATAGTTTGTAAGATGAATTGTACTAGTAGTTAGCTGACGAATTTCGACAGAATTCTCGAAACGATTTGCCTCTTCCAATACATTAATTATGGCTTCTAAAGGGACATCGTTTGCAACATCAAGATTCACCAATATTAATCGAACAGTCTCCAATAGTTCTTTACGGCAAGTATCGTTCTTGTAAGGATGATTTAAACGAAACCATCGTCGATATATTTGAAACAGTGTAATAATGGCtacattttgtattttgtgcCATCCTAATTTATCCaataaatttgaacaattatTTATCAGTGAATTAATACATCGTATCGATTGAAtggtgttgttggtggtggtatgaACAAAACTGTCATTAACGGAAAAAGATTCGGTGATTGAGATTTTttctaaaatgaaattcagaATAGGTTCAAACTCAGTGTAAGAGAAACAGGTATTCAATCGAAGAGTTTCAAAATAATCAGCCAAACATTTGAGAACTGAACATTGTAGCTCTAAAAATACTTGTGATTGAGAAGAAATATTCTGTGGTTGTTGCTGTATCCATTCGATTGTCGTGTTGACGATGTGAATGATCAATCGTGAATAGCAGAGAATATTCGATCGACAACTACCAATTAAAGCTCGTAATATGATGACAACATTTTGtaaaattatcgatgatgtaCGAATGTTTGGTTCTTTTTCTCGTTGTCCATCTGATGGTTTGGTTGAATTTTGGTGTCGATATGATAACCATCGTATTTAAACATTCAATAATGGCTTCTACTGGCAATGGCAGTTTTATCGGAAATTGTCCGGTTATCACAGTACAAAGAGTGGCCGaaataaaatacaattttttcgtCATTGCCAATGAATATTCAGATTTATTATCCATTACGAATATTTCCATTGGGCCACTATCGACAAATGTGAAAACTTTAATCGGtttatttacatttgaaaaaattggatgTTTGGCGAATGTTGACAATGAATTCATAAGTTTAGAAATAATTTCACGCCATCTAGTCATCAAGGCCGTAGAACCGGATAGATAAATTTTGCAATAACAGAATCccaataatttcaaaagatcatgatgatgattatcattttcggATTGTTGAATTAAATCAACAAGTTGAAAGATTCGTTTCTCGATTGATTGACGATTTGCAGCTATTAAAGTAGGAAACAAAGTGGATAAAATACTTAAACAATTAGCAGCATAAAATACTTCGTGCGAACGAAATTGCATCAAACGTTTGATCATGTGCGGTATTATCGATAGGCTCAATTCTCGATTTAAACTTGGCATATTCACGTTGTATACTTTGAtcaacatttgattcaaagCTCGAATAcataaaatttgatcatcggTTTCATTTGATGTTTCAAGATTTTTCATGAGATTTTGTAAAAGAAATGATGCATGTTCCAGGAACAAATCATTGTCGATTCGTGGAATAATTCTTTCCAATAAAATCGTCGCTAATCGtcttgagaaaaaaaaccaaattgaaaattttcacattgaaaatatgaaacaaataacaaatgtTACCTGTCACCTAAAATCAGGTTCGTTTTGATATCTTTGAGTTGATCTTTgcagtttttttctggtaatcGAACTTCTTGGTAATTTTGATCCATGCTGAAATATTAAACCGCGTGGATCTACAACGTGCATTGTTCGATACACTGCATGCTTTGCTTAGCAATATATCGATAGTATCGAAGCTTGTTTATTTCTTTTCGTAATGATTATCCAAAtggaaacattgaaattggattcaaatttaattcaaatttgcTTTGATGAAGCAGAAAAAGGCCTAAAAAATGGTGAAGTTCCTGTGGgttgtttgttcatcattgaagATCAAAATGGTGACAAACAAATCTTGGCTAAATCACATAATCGAagcaatgaatttaaaaGTGCTTTAAAACACGCTGAAATCGATTGCATTAATCAgattgttgatcaatatccgaaaaatcatcatgaaattttcaaaaaaacaattgtagTCTTGACTCTTGAACCTTGTATAATGTGTTGTCGAGCTTTGAGACGATTACAAGTGAAAGCAGTTTTGTATGGAGCTCAGAACGAACGTTTTGGTGGCGCCGGTTCGGTAATGTCTGTACATTCGGATTCTCGAATAAATGATCCAATTTTGAATTGCATATCTGGTTCATTGGATGCCGATAGAACTGTGGCATTATTGAAACGTTTCTATGATCAAACCAATGAGAATGCTCCTAAGGATAAagtgaaaattaaaaaatcgacttccaataattcaattaatgacgaatcgaataaaaaccTAATGCAAAATAgttcaaaacaatcaatacgACCATCGTCATCCAAATGACTTATTTTATATCGTTCagtaaaaaattgttcaccACAAATCTAAACGATTATAACATTGGCGGAACGATCAATGCTCCAAAAGAAACATTATATCGTACTGTTTTTAAACCACTTGAAACAACTTGCCTGTTACGGCGAATAAATTTAATCGATTCTGATATTGatcttttgaaaaatgaaaacgatatCGACCAGATGATCGAACATCCTAACATAATCGAAATGTTTGTCAGTTTCATACAAAATGATATGCTTTACACCATATTTCCGTATTCGGAATATTCATCGATTGATATTCTTTGCAAGCCATTTGGACTTGAAGAGAAAATTATCGTATTCGCATTACATGACATATTGAAAGCTGTAGATTATCTACATCGCAATAATATTGTTCATCGGTaagttttgttgatttttttcaaaatgaagtAATCtcagaaaaaatatttgatgttttatttttcaaagtGCAATAAAAGGTTCACATGTATTGATTTTTGGTCATTGGACAACTTCGAACATTAAATTTGTTCTTTCGGGTCTTAAATATTCGTATCATGTCGAAACGGTGGATGAATTGAAACTATTTAAATATCCGAAAAATGCTGCCAGTTTATTGAATAATCTAGCTCCTGAAGTACTGGAACAAAATATGCTTGGTTATAGTTTTAAATCGGACATCTATTCATTGGGAATTTTATGCTGTGAATTAGCTAATGGTGTCGTACCATTTGATAATATGTCATCGGAtgaattattgttttatAAGATTATTGGCGATATTCCTAAACCATTGGATTCATCTTGTGAAGAGATGGCCATCTTTAACGAACTGATGGATCGGTTGGAGCTTACGTTGAAACGTCGTTATCAAATCTATAGGAAACGAACTTTTAGCCAATCATTCCATGATTTTACTCAGAATTGTTTACAATTAGAACCACTACGTCGTCCAACGGCATGGACTTTATTAGAACATTCTTTCATCAACAGAAATTCAGAAAATGAGAATAATCTTACACAAAAAAGagatgaaattttaaaagaatttttttcatcgaaattttgaaaactctgtttattcataaaaaacGTTACAAcatgtattttgtttttatttcaccaTGCCTAAATAAtgcatttttgaattttcttttgtttttgttttgcaatCATGTTTGTTAGacaacatttgatgattttcaaagtttttcatATAAACAAAGCATTCAGTTCTTCTTATTCTTCCGTTGTATCACACAATCAAGTGATAGAATCAAATGGTCGAGTTTTCGTAAAGGTTCGAAATATGCAATATTTGTATACCTTTTCCATTTTTACAGATCtggaattgtttttgttttctatagGATAAATATCGACGATTCATTGATCAGATACGTATAACTGTCACTGGCGGTGCCGGTGGTAATGGTTATCCAAAATATCAAGGACTTGGTGGAAACGGTGGCAATGTTTGCCTGGTGGCTAACGCTGAtgtgaaattgaatgatttaaaaaaatcgaatgttaGATTCTGTGCTGAGGATGGTCAACATAGTTCTCGCAATTCTATAATCGGTCAGGACGGTAAAGATCTTGAGATTAAAGTACCGGTGGGCATCTCTGTCATTTcggatgaatataaaaaagaaattgctCGTCTTGACAAACCCGGCGACAAATGTATTGTTGCTTTTGGTGGCCGTGGTGGCGACAAAATTAATTCCTATTGTGGCACGAATGGACAAAAACTAGCCATTAAATtagatttaaaattattagcCGATATAGGTCTAGTAGGTTATCCTAATGCCGGCAAATCAACACTGTTAAGAGCATTATCACGTGCATCACCTAAAATTGCCAGCTATCCATTCACAACAATTCAACCGAATCTTGGTGTAATCGAATATGATCCACCCAAAACCGTACAACCATATAATGATTGGTCAAAAGTCAAAGATAAATCTAAATTTTATGAACAAGATTATCGTCGAATAACGGTTGCCGATCTACCCGGTCTGATTGATGGTGCGCATCGTAACATTGGGTTAGGCCATAAATTCCTAAAGCATATTATGCGAACAAACTTATTGTTATTTATCGTTGATATTGATGGATTTCGTAATACAGGTGGCCGTTATTTTCATGATTCATGGTGTTCACATGAACCATTCGAAGTAATacaatcattaatcaatgaaattgatctTTATGATAACGATATACTTGAACAAAAGCCATCGATTTTGGTTGTAAGTAAATTGGATACTTTTGAAAAACGTGATCAATTCAATAGATTCGTAGAGATTTTACAACAAACGAATATCGATATACCTTCTGTGATGGATAGACAAAATGTCATAAAAagcagtgatgatgatcaaatgtcatcgatgaatgtgaatgttcAACatgacagcaacaacaaccaaaaacatGAATCTACAATTGAACATCATATGATTGAAGGATTTAATGatgccaatgatgatgataatgataatgatgcattaatcattgatcatcatccaccAAATCCAACAGGATATAGATTCGATAAAATAATTGGTATATCTGCCGTTACTGGatataatattgatcaattaaaaGGATTGATTCGTAAATTGATCGACCTGAATGCTGAgaataatgaacaacaacaatatggaAAAGTTTCTCATAGGCAAAGATAagagattatttttttcaaaaattgtaaattttatatattataatcattattgtgtgattttcattgtcaaGGTTTTCCATTACCccaaattcaataaaataaatttttttttgtcattttatgacattgatgatgacatattTTTGACCATGAAAATgtagaaaatttaaaatcgaCATGAAATCAaacgacaaacaacaaacacaataaaaattccatagatttttttctttgcctaaattttttttttgttttgcactTTAGTCAATGAGAtgaaacagagaaaaaacaaacctaGATTAGATTTTCTgtctttttgattttattagccaaaaaaaaaacttgatatACATGTGAAAGCATTCGATTTGCGATTATTTCCGATACGTCAAAAAATCCAGAGTAAAGAAGAAATTATGTCGACAATTAGTAcgtgtaaaacaaaaaattttaatcaaaaatattttgttatttggttcaatattaaattttatggtgatgatgatgatgatgataatcatcaccaacgGCGCCAtcgaaataatgatgatgatcgtcgtCGAAAATTGGGCGTATTATGGATTCAATCATGGCGTCACcgatatttgaaaattggtTTTGTTCAATCCAATAGTATCGGAGCTAGAATCGGCCTTAAACATGGTGATCGTCTTGGCTATTGGAATGGAACCGTAGCGCCAAAAATTAaagatattgaaaaatttttctcgaaatcatcatcaacgacaacagaaGATTTTACATGTACATTACGGTTAGGGATCCTACGTAAACATGATCCAATTATGGCTAATTTATTACAACTTAAATCTGATTTAAATTGTTCTCAACATCTGATtgctgataatgatgataatgagaaGGTTAATTGTGATGACGTAAATGATGACCATGTCAAACACTTCAATCaaaaagatgataataatcaaaaaaatttacgatatttttttgttgcacaAAGTTgttatgaaaatttaaagGAACCagaattatatgatgatggcaaatcAACatcgataaacaacaatttgaacAATAACTGTTCAAAttgttattcaatcaattcattgataattagTTTCAGTCCaacacaacaatcaacacCAATTATTGATCGAATCGATTGTAGCCAAAATGATCTTCAAGAAGCTGGTTCAACattcataaaaaataaagaaaatcatcaaccaatttttattgataaaaaatcaaatgttggaacattgaatgaaaccTATACTAAGAATGGAAAATGTGAACAAAAGAAATGTCCagaattagaaaaaatgCTCAAAACATATGAATTGGTATCatatgagaaaaaactttACCATAAATATCCGGATACAATGATTAAACCGAAAATTGATAAACATATCAAATCACAACGCGCATTACGCAATGTacagaatcaaaattgaatggaattttcatttcaaattttttacaatttgtttttttaaaaagttttatttgttattataaTCCAATCCAATAAATTGATGTTTTTAAATAATCCTACGTTCATAAAGTacgttttgtttgtataatTTTGTATGACGCAAtgagttttgttttgattttttattacgTCAAAACACTGAGTGATTTGATCGATTCAACAAGTTTCAGGcaattcattcgtttgtgTGTAGAGCCATTATCTTTGTTTGTGGTCAAGACGAAATAAAACGCCCCATACGTTTCATCAAATATCGCATGCAGAAGAACATTGAAAAAGGATCACgatcattcgattcgatttcgATTGATAGATCACATTCAAAAATCCTTTGTTTGAATtgtcaaaaaatgaataaaaatgtacaCCATTACAAGTACGCTATAAATTCGTAAAAGaacaaatttgatgatcatgaccAAATGAAgtgaatggataaaaatattttttgccACATTCAATCTAATCATCGTTATCCAGCTTCCGTATTCAGCTGTTGTTGACGCAACAGTTGTTTGTGTGcgtatttatatttttttttgtgtatggataaccaaaattatcatcatcaactttgATATTTGAGATAAATCTGCTATTATCACTTGactttgataaatttttttttcttcgttctTCATTCAGTTTTAATTCAGTTCATGGGTTTTTTTCACTGCTGAAAATGCTGCCAATTTCTAGAAGCATCCTCATCCATCATCGAAATatcgaaaatattcaatgaccacacataatcattttaatcCCAAGTTCAACTAAACAATagtcaaattttcaattaaagtcctcatcattcgaatttgattttttctgaGCAAAAGCAAATGTGAATTACAAAACACtcgaaatttatttttatgttttcatttcattaaccctatcatcatcacaatttgATTCTGTTTATTTCCTTGTATGTGTTTGAATAATCAAATCTTAATAGCATCAACTtcttagcaaaaaaaattcacagtTCCTGATTATGGCAATGAtcttgaatttgttttgaaattttccatcacatatataaataaccGTGTTGAGattcaaataacaacaacaaacacaacgacgacgactacgacgacaaagaatttgtttattttcgaatgttgatcaaaataataaagtgaaatatcattttttcaatcaaataaattggttttttcttattataaCGTGATAAACatctataaaaaaatatatatacacacacacctaaaaaacaaccaaattTCATCGCCATTTCGTGTAGTATGGTGGTAATTTTccaatattgatcatcattatatttttaaTTCATATTTCATCTAAACTCTGTTACCCTGGCcattaccagaaaaaaactgacCTTCGTATCCATCGTACACATTTGTCAATCAATCCTATAACTAATTTTAGATgcaatccaatttttttcgaattgaaatcaatcacCAATGCAGTATActatagaagaaaaaataaattataatttttgaatcaaacacaatcataaaaaaaataatcaaaaaaaaagaaaaccaaaTATGATAGGTAAGTCCGATATGcttggaaagaaaaaatttctgatttccaatttttttttcttcattttcatttttatttcatgtgTTATCATTGATCttgatcatcacatcattGCACAGTGTATGTAGAAATCATTTACATGTGTATGTGATATATGAATATATCCGGTGCCCctctaatcatcataatgataatagagAAAGAAcgtattgaaacaaaaaaaaatagatgaaatgaaaatgatcattctggttaatcattaatcattcaattaacCCTTCACTTTGCCTATGAATCTTGAATTTTATCCAgtcttctctctctcccaGTAATTTTACATACATATCCTGTCAAATAATGTatagttgattttttttatcacgcaatttcatcataaattagtgaagaaattttttttttgtattctaagaaaaagaaaattatttcataatTAAAGAAATTAGGAATAATAAATTCGTCGTCAAATTATTTGAACAAatagtttcttttttttattgtgaaTGCAACGACAgatcgatcaattgatcaacTAATCTACCTGAAATCACATGTTTCATTAATCTCTCcacatatatatgaatattaatTGTATTTAGAAACTTAGTTCAAACATTTggtattgaaaaataaattaaaaatgaaacaaatcacaaccaatgatgataatgacgtgCAATATgatcttgttgttgctgttaatgatggtgatgttgatgatgataatgaaaatgaacaacaacaacaacaacaacaacatcaacagcaacgGTCATCAttaacgacaacgacgacgaatcaacaacaaaaaattgaacaagcaatcgatatgatgattagtACAGCTGTCATACGATTATCTGATGAATCGgaggaacaacaacaaaaacaaaaacaaaaacaacaaaaaaatcactatGGCCATGAGAATAACCaacgaaaattgaataaaaaagatgCTTATATTctagatgataatgatgatgaaagcgGTAGCGAAGATGCTAATGGTGATGGCTGTAAtgatgagaaacaaaaacttttaccaattaaaataaataaaagaaaaaaacacgaaaaaATAGGTAAcgttaatcatcaaaattttgttattaacgataatgatgatgatgatgatgacaatgatgatgacgatgatggctCCAATAAAGCGTTATTATTGTCGCAACGACaacgccaccaccaccatttcaaagaacaacaacaacaaaagcaacGACTAttgcagcaacaacaacgccgacaacaacagcaacggcaacgacaacaagaaaaacaattgaaaagtAGTCATCACTCCGACCACCTCTACCGACGAAAGCCGTCTTccaacaacaccaacatcaacaacaccgAAACTTCTCGCATCGACCGAGCAAATAAATTTACAGCCGAAAACATCTATACAGACATTGTCAATGAAAACATCATGGGTATCACACCGCATTTACAACAAACACCGTCCGCAACTAATaatgttggtgatggtgatagtGTTGATGAACGATCAACAACAGCCGCTACcggtaatgatgaatattgttCCAAAGTTAATTGGTACATTTATTTGGTAACAATTTTATCGGCAATCGGTGGTTTCCTGTTTGGATATGATACCGGAATAGTTTCAGGTGCTATGGTTTTTATTCggtatgtttatttttttttttttcattcatttatttatttgagtgttccaaaaaaaaaacaatttttttcttatttgtttcatatataacagcaaacaaacaaacaagccaCAAGCTAAGCtatatcgtttttttcatctctttctttctcattCAATTAGATTCAGCCATATTTGAATAACTTTTATCAATGCTACTACTTaggttttattttcaaaacaaaacaaaacaaaacaaccgaacaaaaaaaatcggataAATTCTAGTCAGCATTTGCGCATCATACACATTcacatcaattttattcggTCAGTCGGTCAGAATATACATTTCGTGTGTGAaaatttctatatatattaaaGAATGTTTTGACCAAAatagattgattttttttttgtttgaaaaaaaacagacagacaaaaaaaacattatattcttttcattgtttttttgttttgttatttcaaaaaatttattgtgaTTGCACataattttttccgttttgaaaaaaatgataaacaaaagaaaatatttacaGAATTTCataaacattgttttttttgatgttgtcTATCTATTTctacaaccaaaaaaaaaaaaacatgatgacaaaataaaaatcaaaaca
This window of the Dermatophagoides farinae isolate YC_2012a chromosome 3, ASM2471394v1, whole genome shotgun sequence genome carries:
- the LOC124494699 gene encoding LOW QUALITY PROTEIN: uncharacterized protein LOC124494699 (The sequence of the model RefSeq protein was modified relative to this genomic sequence to represent the inferred CDS: deleted 1 base in 1 codon): MDQNYQEVRLPEKNCKDQLKDIKTNLILGDRRLATILLERIIPRIDNDLFLEHASFLLQNLMKNLETSNETDDQILCIRALNQMLIKVYNVNMPSLNRELSLSIIPHMIKRLMQFRSHEVFYAANCLSILSTLFPTLIAANRQSIEKRIFQLVDLIQQSENDNHHHDLLKLLGFCYCKIYLSGSTALMTRWREIISKLMNSLSTFAKHPIFSNVNKPIKVFTFVDSGPMEIFVMDNKSEYSLAMTKKLYFISATLCTVITGQFPIKLPLPVEAIIECLNTMVIISTQNSTKPSDGQREKEPNIRTSSIILQNVVIILRALIGSCRSNILCYSRLIIHIVNTTIEWIQQQPQNISSQSQVFLELQCSVLKCLADYFETLRLNTCFSYTEFEPILNFILEKISITESFSVNDSFVHTTTNNTIQSIRCINSLINNCSNLLDKLGWHKIQNVAIITLFQIYRRWFRLNHPYKNDTCRKELLETVRLILVNLDVANDVPLEAIINVLEEANRFENSVEIRQLTTSTIHLTNYVILSKISINNEMLLQSNTSETNEDSPILDTHANDGNFKNQSSTSNDQIKNEKPPKDVDKLIPSPGKQQLTTTIEIVNENIITNDEQQQKAMDQNFNQTSDGQIVDTELKNEKRKAFENDDDNDLEVFPSSCKHPKTVNETNENAIKSEDSNGRQQEPITITIEDSSDDDDEQTMIDGKKSKELSLKPLPKYNEDVDDIMKLFVE
- the LOC124494706 gene encoding STE20-related kinase adapter protein alpha, encoding MTYFISFSKKLFTTNLNDYNIGGTINAPKETLYRTVFKPLETTCLLRRINLIDSDIDLLKNENDIDQMIEHPNIIEMFVSFIQNDMLYTIFPYSEYSSIDILCKPFGLEEKIIVFALHDILKAVDYLHRNNIVHRAIKGSHVLIFGHWTTSNIKFVLSGLKYSYHVETVDELKLFKYPKNAASLLNNLAPEVLEQNMLGYSFKSDIYSLGILCCELANGVVPFDNMSSDELLFYKIIGDIPKPLDSSCEEMAIFNELMDRLELTLKRRYQIYRKRTFSQSFHDFTQNCLQLEPLRRPTAWTLLEHSFINRNSENENNLTQKRDEILKEFFSSKF
- the LOC124494701 gene encoding GTP-binding protein 10 homolog gives rise to the protein MFVRQHLMIFKVFHINKAFSSSYSSVVSHNQVIESNGRVFVKDKYRRFIDQIRITVTGGAGGNGYPKYQGLGGNGGNVCLVANADVKLNDLKKSNVRFCAEDGQHSSRNSIIGQDGKDLEIKVPVGISVISDEYKKEIARLDKPGDKCIVAFGGRGGDKINSYCGTNGQKLAIKLDLKLLADIGLVGYPNAGKSTLLRALSRASPKIASYPFTTIQPNLGVIEYDPPKTVQPYNDWSKVKDKSKFYEQDYRRITVADLPGLIDGAHRNIGLGHKFLKHIMRTNLLLFIVDIDGFRNTGGRYFHDSWCSHEPFEVIQSLINEIDLYDNDILEQKPSILVVSKLDTFEKRDQFNRFVEILQQTNIDIPSVMDRQNVIKSSDDDQMSSMNVNVQHDSNNNQKHESTIEHHMIEGFNDANDDDNDNDALIIDHHPPNPTGYRFDKIIGISAVTGYNIDQLKGLIRKLIDLNAENNEQQQYGKVSHRQR
- the LOC124494705 gene encoding uncharacterized protein LOC124494705; the encoded protein is MSTISTCKTKNFNQKYFVIWFNIKFYGDDDDDDNHHQRRHRNNDDDRRRKLGVLWIQSWRHRYLKIGFVQSNSIGARIGLKHGDRLGYWNGTVAPKIKDIEKFFSKSSSTTTEDFTCTLRLGILRKHDPIMANLLQLKSDLNCSQHLIADNDDNEKVNCDDVNDDHVKHFNQKDDNNQKNLRYFFVAQSCYENLKEPELYDDGKSTSINNNLNNNCSNCYSINSLIISFSPTQQSTPIIDRIDCSQNDLQEAGSTFIKNKENHQPIFIDKKSNVGTLNETYTKNGKCEQKKCPELEKMLKTYELVSYEKKLYHKYPDTMIKPKIDKHIKSQRALRNVQNQN